The following proteins are encoded in a genomic region of Hymenobacter siberiensis:
- a CDS encoding cytochrome c oxidase subunit I, which produces MSDMTPKPNLSPGVQTQGGIGSAPVPAIEHGDHLLHDDHEHEHHDQHWMWKYVFSQDHKQIAKQYLITGMLWAIIGGTLSSLFRLQLGWPEGTMEWLKPVLGGWIQAGKLNPEFYLALVTMHGTIMVFFVLTAGLSGTFSNFLIPLQVGARDMASGFMNMLSYWFFFLSSIIMFSSLFIETGPAAAGWTIYPPLSALPQAIPGSGAGMTLWLVSMVFFIVSQLLGGVNYVTTVINMRTRGMSMSKLPLTIWAFFLTAILGILAFPVLFAAALLLVFDRSFGTSFFLSDIYIAGQALSNQGGSPVLFQHLFWFLGHPEVYIVIMPAMGMVSEVLATNARKPIFGYRAMIGSLIGISLLSFVVWAHHMFVTGMNPFLGSVFMFLTLIIAVPSGVKVFNWLATLWRGNIRFTAAMLFSIGFVSLFISGGLTGIILGNATLDIQMHNTYFVVAHFHLVMGSAAFFGLFAGVYHWFPKMFGRMMDDKLGYIHFWLTFAGVYLIFMPMHYVGIAGFPRRYYAWTGFDAFSQFADMNKFISVAAIITFFGQFIFIFNFFYSIFRGRRATENPWNSNTLEWTTPVVPGHGNWPGEIPAVYRWPYDYSKPGSDVDFIPQNVPYSQTQSSNLPYEQELAD; this is translated from the coding sequence ATGTCAGACATGACACCCAAACCAAATCTTTCTCCAGGCGTGCAAACGCAGGGCGGTATTGGTTCCGCTCCGGTGCCGGCTATCGAGCACGGCGACCACCTGTTACATGATGACCACGAGCACGAGCACCACGACCAGCACTGGATGTGGAAGTACGTGTTCAGTCAGGACCACAAGCAGATTGCTAAGCAGTACCTGATTACGGGTATGCTGTGGGCCATCATTGGTGGTACTCTCTCGAGCTTATTCCGTTTGCAGCTTGGCTGGCCCGAAGGCACGATGGAGTGGTTGAAACCCGTTCTCGGTGGCTGGATTCAGGCTGGTAAGTTGAACCCTGAGTTTTACCTTGCACTGGTAACGATGCACGGTACTATCATGGTATTCTTCGTGCTGACTGCCGGTTTGAGCGGTACCTTCTCGAACTTCCTGATTCCGCTGCAAGTGGGTGCCCGCGACATGGCTTCGGGCTTCATGAACATGCTCTCGTACTGGTTCTTCTTCCTGTCGAGCATTATTATGTTCTCCTCGCTGTTTATTGAAACCGGTCCAGCAGCTGCTGGCTGGACAATCTACCCGCCGCTGAGTGCATTGCCGCAGGCCATTCCCGGCTCCGGTGCTGGCATGACGCTGTGGTTGGTGAGCATGGTGTTCTTCATCGTGTCGCAGCTGCTGGGTGGTGTAAACTACGTGACCACGGTCATCAACATGCGTACCCGTGGTATGAGCATGAGCAAGCTGCCGCTTACCATTTGGGCTTTCTTCTTGACTGCCATTCTGGGTATCCTCGCGTTCCCGGTCCTGTTCGCGGCTGCTTTGCTGCTGGTGTTCGACCGTTCTTTCGGTACCTCTTTCTTCCTGTCGGACATCTACATTGCCGGTCAGGCATTGAGCAACCAGGGCGGTTCGCCGGTATTGTTCCAGCACTTGTTCTGGTTCCTGGGGCACCCCGAGGTATATATCGTAATCATGCCTGCTATGGGTATGGTATCGGAAGTTCTTGCCACTAATGCTCGTAAGCCCATCTTCGGCTACCGCGCCATGATTGGTTCGCTGATTGGTATCTCGCTGCTGTCGTTCGTTGTGTGGGCTCACCACATGTTCGTAACGGGAATGAACCCCTTCCTAGGCTCAGTATTCATGTTCTTGACGCTGATTATCGCTGTGCCTTCGGGTGTGAAGGTATTCAACTGGCTGGCTACGCTCTGGCGCGGTAATATCCGTTTCACGGCGGCCATGTTGTTCTCTATTGGTTTTGTATCGCTGTTTATCTCGGGTGGCCTCACGGGTATCATTCTCGGTAATGCAACGCTGGATATCCAGATGCACAACACCTATTTCGTGGTTGCTCACTTCCACTTGGTAATGGGTAGCGCGGCATTCTTCGGCTTGTTTGCCGGTGTTTATCACTGGTTTCCCAAGATGTTTGGCCGTATGATGGACGACAAGCTGGGTTACATCCACTTCTGGCTCACGTTCGCTGGTGTGTATCTGATATTCATGCCGATGCACTATGTAGGTATTGCCGGTTTCCCCCGTCGTTACTATGCCTGGACTGGATTTGATGCTTTCTCGCAATTCGCGGACATGAACAAGTTTATCTCGGTTGCGGCCATCATTACTTTCTTCGGCCAGTTTATTTTCATCTTCAACTTCTTCTACAGCATCTTCCGTGGCCGCCGGGCTACGGAGAATCCTTGGAACTCGAATACGCTGGAGTGGACGACACCAGTAGTACCCGGCCACGGCAACTGGCCCGGCGAGATTCCAGCGGTATATCGCTGGCCCTACGACTATAGCAAGCCCGGTTCGGATGTGGACTTTATCCCCCAGAACGTACCGTACTCGCAAACGCAGTCGTCTAACCTGCCCTATGAGCAGGAGTTGGCTGATTAG